DNA from Roseimicrobium sp. ORNL1:
GAGTGTCTGGTCGTAGAGTTTCGGGTCCGCCTTGGTGGAGAGTTGGAGGCGGATGGATTTGTCATTGGATTCCAGGACCTTCACCTCGGCGCTGTCGTGTTCCGTGAGGTACTGGTGATAGGTGATGTGGTCGGTCACCCAGAGTGCGCCTTTTTCCGAGCGTTCCTTCAAGCCATCCAGTAACGGGAAGAAGACCGTCTGAGCGAGCGGCCAGAAGTCCTGGTACTTCACTACGGGGCCCACACGCTCCACGCCATGGACCACGAGGTACTCCATGTCTTTTGCGGCGATGGCCTTGTCCGCCAGCGCGAGCATCTCCTCGGTCGTCTTCAGGTGGTAGACCGCGCCGTGCCCGGTGAAGGGAGGGCGGTCGATGAGTTGATGCTTCTTCAGCAGGGTGGCTTCCTCTTCATTCGTGATGTTCCAGGTTCCGGGTTTCGTTCCCGGTCTCGCGTAGGAGACGAGCTTGTCCTTGGTTTGCGGGACGATGGTGCGGATGTAGCTGGCGTTCTCGCCGATTTCATACTCGCCATGTTGTGCGTCCTTGATGCCACCATGTGTCATGGTGTGCACCCCATACACCATGCCCTGCTTCCACAGTTCCTTTTCCCACTTGTCGGCGTGGACCTTGTACTCGCCCTTGGCGGGGCA
Protein-coding regions in this window:
- a CDS encoding polysaccharide deacetylase family protein yields the protein MRLLLASALSLLLACTAAFGQSPGDTRIAKWKDDRTAVFLLMFDDSWPSHWQVAAPELVKRGLTATFYICPAKGEYKVHADKWEKELWKQGMVYGVHTMTHGGIKDAQHGEYEIGENASYIRTIVPQTKDKLVSYARPGTKPGTWNITNEEEATLLKKHQLIDRPPFTGHGAVYHLKTTEEMLALADKAIAAKDMEYLVVHGVERVGPVVKYQDFWPLAQTVFFPLLDGLKERSEKGALWVTDHITYHQYLTEHDSAEVKVLESNDKSIRLQLSTKADPKLYDQTLTLVTTVPSSWKKCSVTQGTQKVTVPVSNGTARYDALPSGPEIMLQEDTTP